The Sorex araneus isolate mSorAra2 chromosome X, mSorAra2.pri, whole genome shotgun sequence DNA segment ATGCGATCATGTGCTCTTCATAGATAGACATATAGTTTGAATTTCCTAATTATCATAAAGAATAAATGCAGCCATGCAGACAACAGTTTACCAAACAATTAAATAAAACCCCCATCCCCTTTCTGCACACCCATTTCAAAGCCATAGAATCTTGCAATTTATGCAGAAGTAACAAAGAAATGTAGTTTAAAGGTTTTGAAGAAATATATAAGAAGGGAAGCTAACCCAAGACAAATGGTGGTAGAATCttgtataaataaaatcagagttaGACTATGTtcaaattctggggctggagcgggtagggcgattgcttgcactaggccaacccgggtttaattcccagcatcccatatggtcccctgagcaccgccaggagtaattcctgagtgcagagccaggagtaaaccctgtgcatggcccggtgtgacccaaaatccaaaaaaaaagagactatgTCCAAATTATAAAACTAAGAGGAGAAAGGGTGTTAACTTTTTTTCAGGTATGGATTTTCTTGATAATATGGTTTTTGTGTAGCAATCCTTCCCAAAGTAGCCTAGAATCCTACAGTACTGATGTTGGACTTATTGAATCCCATTGAGTTTatatacagtgcagtgctataccCAAATGGGGAACCTAGGATTCAGTAAGAACTAGAACTTATTCTCAGTTTTATATTTGCACAATGACCAGAACCTCAGATTCTAGAACAATTTATTATGGAAGCCCACTTATAGGTTCTTATTTGGTATAACTCATACTTTAGAGGTAAATATTTTTTGACAGAAATATAAATTCATATGGTTCAGGCCCTACAGACTTTTCTGTCTGAAGGATGTAAGAATTAGACACTCTGATGgcgggtgtggtgctggaatattttatgcaagAAATCCTACCATTAAaagttttgtaaaccatagtgcctaaaacaaaatttaattaaaaggaCACAAATCCATTAAATTAACAAACTCATAGAAAGAGCTAGAGCTGGAAGAACACATTATTCAGTTTTCAGGGAGTGGATTTTCTCTCAAATCAGAATCTtccggagctggagcaatagtacagtgggtaggcgtttgctttgcacgcggccgactcgagttctgattcccagcatcccctatggttccctaaacactgtcaggagtaagtcctgagtgcatggtcaggagcaacctctgagcatttctgagtgtgacccaaaaagcaagaaaaaaaaatcagaatcttCCAATGGCAAATTCAATGATGAAGCAATCTCACAGCTCAGCAATAAAGCTACTTTTAGGTATAAAATGAAATTGTTGGGTTTAACAGACAGAATTGAATATCAGTAATAATCAGCATGTAATAAACTTTGGATCTTGGTTGTTTGATGTCATAACTTCATTTCCAATTTCATGTGATATGTCTTAGTTCATATAAAATGTTTCAGTGGAACATTTGTTTAAAACTTCCTGGAGCATCTTAAAACCTATCAAAATTATGCTTAGAACTCAGATCTTCCcactttaaactttattttctgtgtttacaTGAGAATCATGGTCTTAGTCATTCCTTCAATTATTGtctatttattatgttttaaaacacTAGGTATAACTAAATGCAAGTAGAAGAAAAAGTAGCTTGAGAAGTGAGGGATGTGGTCAGTGATTAGCCATTATGGAcgtccttcctttttctttatgcACAGAATTGATTTTATGAGCTAGAAAATATTTGTGTTGTATGTTGTGGACAGCATTCTTCAAGATCAAATATGTCCCAAAATGCCAAGTGACTGGATCTGACAGAAAATTTACTCAAATTTCTTTTGATGGAtagcaaacataaaataatatttgaaaagcaTATTAATACAAATGATGTATAACTAATTACAAAGAAATTTTACAGGGAAATGTGCACCAGGTACGTTTTTCCCCATTTAGGAATGGCAGCATCTATTTTGATGCCCTCTGTCTACTATCAAGAGATATAATGACTTAACCATTATTTTATATGACATGCCTAGATTGGGTAagtgcatattatttttattccaattcCTTTTAGACAAATCTTTCTAAAGGATCAGGTAATGGGGTGTACTTGGTATAACCCCCTTCCATTCGCCCAGCCTTCCTAGAAGTTCTTGGTGTCCAGGGACCACTCATGCCTTTAATTGATCTGTCAAGTGCAGGATCAACGGTTCAGTgttcagacccagtggtgctggggaccacaaaggccatagccagtggtgctagAATGCAGCACTGGTGATGTTTGGgatccatgtggtgctggggatccaacttggtcccttgtgcatgcaaagcatgtattctagTCCCTTGCTAATTCTCATTTTTACACAAAGCACTTTCAAAGGAGGTTACTGCAGTTGTTTTGTACCCATGGAGGTTGcaggaataaaaaatatattttgtccaTATAGTTGATTAATAATTTCAAATGATGATGATTTGTCTTAAGTCCTCATTCGTGTCAACTTTAGGAAtctcaaataatttattatttaaatagtattttaaatttattatttaaacacGTGTGAATGAAACATCTGGcagaaatattctgatttttaaataaatgcaaatagcTAGTCAGTTTGCTATACTATCACCACAATTACAACAAAAGCTTCACTCTCATAAATTGTTCCCACATTAGTCTTTGTGACTATATTGATAACATCTCCATGAATGGATTAAGAAAATACTTCCCTAGTTTTGCATATCAATCTatctcttattttataaaattggaaaatttagcttttagctggagagatagtatagtggctagggcacttgccttgcactcagcagactcagctttgatccctgacactgcatatagtcaccccccagccccaccagagtgatccctgagtgcagagccaagagtaagccctgagcactgcaggatgtgactcaaaaagcaaagattattttttaaagtcacttATTAGTATTAgaatattataatgaaaatagTTGGGTACTAAAATTACTTATGGTATTAgaatatcataataaaaatagttgggtgtgggtgggtgggtgggtgtggtggtAGGCAAGTGGGAAGTCAGTACATTTTCAATCCTTACGGAGGCAAGTAtttatttgaattgtttttgttcctttacttaaatattttttcagtctaATACTAAAGGGCATTTGTGGAAAAGTATTATTCCTAAAAACCTCATTTACCCTTACAAAGACTAGAAGACCTTGATTTGTAAACATTTGAACAGAATCTATCAAAGCAAAGATGATGGTTCCCGTAATGCTTTGTCATTAATTCTTCTTAAGATTCTAAAGAGttctttttaaatcaatttcTCATTGTAGTGACTGTTTCTATGAACTGCAGCAGAAAATAACTGGAAATAACTTACCAGTAAAACACGGTATTGTTTGATCATAATTCCACTATTTGATTTTGCCTATAAGTAGCCCaaaatatgacttttatttttgccaCAATGTCACTGTACTTCAACAATGTATAGAAGTCTATTTACACGAGAATTGTTTTATTTACCATTTATTCCAATAACTTGAGAACAATTATTTCCAACTAAATCTAACAGTATTTGTACAAGTACTTTCAAGCTAAAATACTGCTAAAAAATTCCAACACACATGCAATTCAATATGTTTACATAATAACATACATGTATTGTAAAACCTGTGACTCTAAGCACTTTATGGGATGTGAATACAGGAGTCACTCCACCCTCTAAAGGAACCACTGGTGAGCAGAAGAGTTCCTGTGTTGAAATGAGTTGAAATGGGTTGGCTACTCGGACTGTTCAGGAGTGCTACTGTGCCATCATCCCATCCCTTGATAGTTCAGCTCACAAGAAACTCGAGCAGATTTTTCAAGTATAAACCCTTAGCAACCAAGAAACTGGTGGCACAAGTTGCATTGGCAACACACACTCTTATTATGCAGGTGGGCTCTGTTTTAAGCAAAGTTGATACTGAAAATCCAAACTTACAAAACAGAGAATGATTACTTGTATTATAAAATGGTTGTCTGCTGTATAAAAGGATTCACAAGTTTAGTCTAAATGGCAGATCTCCTAAAGCATTTAAAACACAATTTGATTTACAAAATGTCAATTTACACGTGACTTTTTGCACAACCATTGTGAGAAACAAAGTACGCCTATATACAGTACTTAATTCTCTCTCTCAGGATTTAGGTGTCTTGTCATTGAGTTCACAAAAGAAGACACTTAAGTCAAAGTTTTAACTTGAGCCAATGATATATAAAGTAAATACTGCCTCTAAAACATGGATGTTCCAGGAAACTTCCTTTTGTGATTTTGTATTTACAATCTTGGGATTCATTTTTGCAATGCCAATCTTTAGATAGTATAAGTATATAGCTATCTTCAGGCCATAATATTGGGTCTGATTTTATTCTTCATAaatatgttttactttatttggtGTACATTTTCCCTTTCTGATCATGTAACTCTGAAGAGATCTCAACAGTGCTTACAAGTAAGATTCTCCTTTATTATTACTAACTTCCGGTCAGGGTGGGAAGGCAGGTGGGGCAGAGATCTTGTCAACTGCATCTCTGAGCCTCCCTCAGCACATAGCATAGAGCGTGGCATCTAGGAAGCAAGCATTCAATAACTATATATTGAGTtgatgaataaagaaagaaatgattggATCAAGAGAATTATCTGCAAGGCTTTCTTCACTCTGGCATCCAATCCATGTTGTTGCTGAAATATGTGTGatcaaaatgaatattttcaaagCATGATAAATCATAGaaactttctcttattttcacaactattttgtaaaaattaaaaaaatagagcccTTGATGACatggaaatatttagaaaaatcaaaTTACCTTAGAGGTCAGAGGACAAAGCAgaggaaataattttcttactCACCAACTGCTGGAGGAAACTAACAAGGCACACAGGTCAACCAAAGTCCAGAACCAATTTTGACTCTTGGCAATTGTGTCCGGATGGAGAAGTGGTGTGTTATAGTGTTTCCATacagagtgagccaggagtatatTCAAAAACAGGAGAGCAATTGATTAAGAGCTAAGAAAAGGGAATTGTCCCTTGCCATTTGTAAGACCAGACATATAGATCTGATCCAGGCAGGGTCAGCGAAGATGACATTCTATTGGCGGGAATTATTTCTCTGTGCTGAAGCTCAGGTCCATTAGAAGCTGCACgtgaaataaaagtgaaatgacAAAATGTAgctgcaggagaaaaaaaataaaaatcctaaaataaagttatatttgaaaagatgtgagaggataaagcaaaaacaacataatCATTGAGTGCAGATGCTAATAAATTAGTAAAACTTAGAAGTGTTTGTTACTGCATTAGAAAATAACGCTTCAAATTATATGGTGCattgtgtttttaaatgaaatagtcTGGTCCCCAAGAAGGTGATTTAATTTTAGaaaccaatgaaaataaaatagaaacataaaaagTATTAGGCCCTAGAATTTAAACTGTAATTATTAATCAAGACTTTATGAATCTGAATTCTTCCAAGAGGTCTCTTTGAAAATCAGATAACTAAATAAATAGGAAACTACCTCTATTTAAGATTAATAAATTAGTTTAAGAACAATGACATTTTATAGGAATGAATTTCAAGATAATAATAATTGAAGTGAAATCAACTGTTTAATTCATAATGTTTAGATGTAAAAACTATCTTGATAGGATGTTTACTAATTTGAGTTAATAATCACTTCCGAAAGTACCTATCTCTGTATTTTGTATTCATCATTGAACCAGATGAGAGCAATTACAAATCCAGTTAGCATAATACTCTAGCTCCTCTTCTGTGAAATGTAATTTTTTGTGTTAGCTTTTTTGTAGACCATTTCAGCCCATCATTTTCAATTTTGAACTAATGGATTCAAAATATGAATTGTCTCtaatcaaaaactgaaaaatattaactTGTCTCTGTAGATATTCAGTGATTAGGTTGTTAAGCGCATTTTTTTACCTGAATACCCTTTACAATTTTAGATGCAAAATTACCTTCCattgtttagaaaaaaatttcacgCCAGCATTTATTAGTCCAAATAATTTGTACTTAAATAATTTCTAATGGAAAGCCTATCACATGAATTATTTATAGTGACAGATAATATACTATTCGTCATTTTAAGCTATAAAAGTAAATTATCAGGATCCACTTCAATCTCCACATGATAAGAAAGGATTATTATGTGCAGTAACCTATTTATGAAAAGGAAACAGTGTGCTTCTTTCAGATGCCATCAATTGCTTTAATAAGGAATTGAAAAGCTGGACTACTTTATATGCAGATCACCATCCCAGTTGCATAAGGATTTACAatagacaaaacaaaactattttttgttgtAAAGAAGGGCTGTTTGTTTAAATCACACAATAATGTTTGCATCTAAAAGTTATTTACAGGCTAATTAATAAGGCTTCAGGAATATTACCTAGACTCAgttagtgaaaataattttaatgtgaaGACCAAAAGAAAGGCTAGTTCGAGCTGACTAGGAAGAAATTCAAGTAATACATGTCTGACGAAGGCGGAGGGGAAAACTGTTGCTTGCTTTCTGGGTTTAGGTGCTAGAAAATGCATCTGGATATGCAAATCTTACAGGATTTGATAGCACCCCATTAATGCTTCAATAAACTCAAGAGGAAAACGCTGCTTTCTCTGAAAATGTGAAAATTGAGAAGGATTCTGAGTCTAACTTGAAATCCCGAACGAAATTGAAAGTAATGTATATATTTGTCCTCTGCTGCTGTGAATTTGAGGGAGAATTTACTAGGGAAGTTTGAAGTTCACCTTTGAAGTCTTCCTTCAAGGTAGCTAGTGGCTCGTAAGCGTTTATTTAATGAGGTGTGTGGCGGCCTCTACTGGTATGTGTTTATAGAAAATGTTTCAATAggcagaaaaaatattaatttcaattaaaaagttagaaattcagactctttcatttaaatatataaaaatatctaatttaaTGCAGGAAAAATATATTACAAGTTGTGTAATGTACTCTTAATTAGGAAAATAATCTAAAACACTGACCATGTtagtttaaaataatgatttacgGGGGGCATTAATTGTTCAATTCACTCTGATATTgggttaaatatattttattaatgaaccaCTAATCCCAACTGAGGTGCTTTATTACCTCTAGTCCACTGTTAAATCCCCTTAGTTGACTTAAATAAAATCACTGAGAACAAATCCAgaggaaaggaaatattttacaGTTAAATCTATAAAGTCCTAGAACTAGAATCATTTAACGATAGGCTGGTTTCTATAACTCAAGCAAACTGTATGTTGACTTAATATAGCTGACATTTTCAATCTATTTTACagtgtttttaatttcaaaaatacaaCACATCAAAATATGTTCAATTTCTCAAAGCTAAAAGCAACATTTAAGTAATGTACTTAAAGTGCAAAGGCACTTTAACATGAAGAAGTGATGCCTAGTGGCTATACTTGGTAACCAAGACAGAAATACCATATATCATTATTTACAAAAGAATGTATAGTCTCATCTACAAAATACACTCAGTAtccattttcatttgaaaacttTGCTGGCGCTTTCCTTATTCACCATAATCTCCTCTTTCCATTCCCaggctgaaaaataaaaagaagaaagataaccTAAACAAAACCATAAACAAAATACACGGGAAAATGCTGGAAAGAAATGTAGAAACATTCATGTTCAGTGATGATTCCTAAGAAGAgaagtgggggaaggtggggtggaggaaaagcaagagaaataatttaaaggaaaacTTGAAAAAGCAGTATCATTGCTTTACCCCATCCCCCAGACACTGTCAAAGTCCCCCACTGACACTGGGAAACAAACACAAAGGCAAGGCAGTGCTTCCAGCAGTTTGAAGCAGCATCCTTTGATGCCTTGGGGTTGTAAATGATTTCCCTTCACAGCTGACTGATTGCAGTTTGTTTTTCCAGAACTTCGAGGTAGTCTGGTTCTGATTGCGGCTTAGCTTGCAGTAAAGGGTGGTCGGGCTTTGACTGTCCCACAAAGCATTTCCTGGGAGTTCCATACAAAACGGTTTTATTGATTCTGTCTTGGTTTTGGCGTCGAGATTCATAAGCAGGGGCAAACTGCCTTTTCGGTAGGGTGCAGAAGTTGTAGTGCATCAGTCCAGCACTGGGCAGTTCCTTGACTCGCTCCGCAATATTCTGATACAGCAGCTCCGGCTCTCTTGGTGTGGTCGACTTTTCCAGCAGCTCGGCAGCACTTATGGTGTAAGCCAAGGGGGCTggctcttcctttttctcctccaggtTGCCATAGCTGAAATCTTGTAGGTTTCGGTAAAAGGCTACTGGGTCGCCATCCTTCTGCATGTAGATGGGATTTTGGCACATCTGACCCACAGGTGGGGGGATGTAGTTGTAGACGTGGCCGTCTGTTTTATCCTGAGTCTCAGTATTATAAGAGCCGTACTGTAATTGGAAGGAGCTGACATCTAAGTTGGTAGCACTCCTGGGAACACTTGGCACCCCCTTTCGGCGTTTCAAGACAAAGACAAATAGACCGGCCCCAAAACAGACAGATAAGATAAAGACCACCAGCAACCCTAAAATTAAGACCGAAAGTGGAACTTCAGTGTGGAGCTCAGGATAAGAACTGGGGGACACGCTCAGTGACCCTGGGGTGTCTGTATTATGATTCATGGACAAGATGGTGCCATCTGGCAGGTTTGGGTTGTCTGGGCAAATAGCCTCTCTTCCCAGAAACTTAAGTATCTCCCCCGCGTGCTTAGCAGGGGACTCGCAGGTCACCTCATTAATGATGACAGGGGAATTGGCATGTTCTGTCCAGTCCTTCAGTCCCATGATGTCACAGGTGCAGTCCCAGGGGTTCTCTTGCAGATCTATCTGGATAAAAGCTGGGAGCTGATCCAGAACCCCTTTCACTGGCAGATGAGAAAAATGGTTATTTCTCAGATTCAGCCTGGTGAGGGCCGTGCCTCCAAATATGTTATCGGGTAAGGACCGCAGCAGGTTGTTATTCAGAAACAGTAACTGTAGGTTAATCAAAGCGTCAAAGGTCAGCGGCTTAATCTCCTTAATGACATTATACTCTAAATAGAGATACTGCAAGCTCTGCAGTCCATCAAACATTGACGGATAGAGCACTTCAAGGTAATTGCCATTCAGATACAGTCTGCGTAAGCTGGTCAGGTTTGTGAAGGCACCTTCCTGGATGACTGCGATCCGGTTGTTTCCTAAGTGCAACAGATCCAAAGAACTGTATTCTAAGAGGTCGTTCTTGTAGACAGCTTGAAGATAGTTGCCGGTCAGGTAAAGTTTCTTTGGACTGGTAGGTTTAGGCTGCAAGTCGGAGATGTTGGTGAACTTCCTTTCTTGGCAGTTGACGTTCAGACCACTGTCAGAACTTTGGGAGGTGCACACACAGCTGCTGGGGCAGGTGAGAGGCACAGGGGACTTGGTCTGGTACACCATGATGGGCCCAAAGCTCTGTCTGTCCTTTGACACAGTGACCCGGGGCGTTGGACGGTTTCTCATCTTCGGTGGCCGGCTGGCTTTTGGGGCCCGGGTTGGATTAAGAGCAGGATTCAGAGTAGGGGACAACCGTTGGACATGGGTGTCAGCGTGGCTGCCCCTCTGCGTAGAGTCACCAGTACTTTTGCGGGGGCAGAGGTCTTGCCTGGTCAGTTGGGTTACATCTTTCCCATGCAGCCGAAAGGGGGTTTCGCACACGATCTCACCCACAAACACAGTTATAGTGTCCAG contains these protein-coding regions:
- the SLITRK2 gene encoding SLIT and NTRK-like protein 2; this translates as MLSGVWFLSVLTVAGILHTESRKTAKDICKIRCLCEEKENVLNINCENKGFTTVSLLQPPQYRIYQLFLNGNLLTRLYPNEFVNYSNAVTLHLGNNGLQEIRTGAFSGLKTLKRLHLNNNKLEVLREDTFLGLESLEYLQADYNYISAIEAGAFSKLNKLKVLILNDNLLLSLPSNVFRFVLLTHLDLRGNRLKVMPFAGVLEHIGGIMEIQLEENPWNCTCDLLPLKAWLDTITVFVGEIVCETPFRLHGKDVTQLTRQDLCPRKSTGDSTQRGSHADTHVQRLSPTLNPALNPTRAPKASRPPKMRNRPTPRVTVSKDRQSFGPIMVYQTKSPVPLTCPSSCVCTSQSSDSGLNVNCQERKFTNISDLQPKPTSPKKLYLTGNYLQAVYKNDLLEYSSLDLLHLGNNRIAVIQEGAFTNLTSLRRLYLNGNYLEVLYPSMFDGLQSLQYLYLEYNVIKEIKPLTFDALINLQLLFLNNNLLRSLPDNIFGGTALTRLNLRNNHFSHLPVKGVLDQLPAFIQIDLQENPWDCTCDIMGLKDWTEHANSPVIINEVTCESPAKHAGEILKFLGREAICPDNPNLPDGTILSMNHNTDTPGSLSVSPSSYPELHTEVPLSVLILGLLVVFILSVCFGAGLFVFVLKRRKGVPSVPRSATNLDVSSFQLQYGSYNTETQDKTDGHVYNYIPPPVGQMCQNPIYMQKDGDPVAFYRNLQDFSYGNLEEKKEEPAPLAYTISAAELLEKSTTPREPELLYQNIAERVKELPSAGLMHYNFCTLPKRQFAPAYESRRQNQDRINKTVLYGTPRKCFVGQSKPDHPLLQAKPQSEPDYLEVLEKQTAISQL